In the genome of Hyphomicrobium sp. ghe19, the window CGGGAGGGCGGGCAATCATCCCCGCCATCAACCGCCTCATCAGTTGGGCTCGACAGCACGCGATGCCGATCATTTTTACGCACGAAATGCATCGGTCAGATCTCAGCGACTACGGGATCGAGCTGGAGTTCGACCCGGTGCACTGTCTCGAAGGAACGCCGGGCTGCGAGCTGACCGAGGGCCTCGATGTCCGTCCCGAAGATTGGCGCATTCGCAATAAGCGTCGATACGATTGCTTCGTCGGAACCGACCTCGATCTTCTCCTGCGTTCTCGCGGCATCAAGAACCTGGTCTGTTGTGGAGTGACGACGCACTGCTGCGTGATGAGCACGGTTTATTCGGCTCGTAATCTGGATTATCGCGTTACAGTTCCGACGGACGCCGTTGCGGCCGTTTCTCCAGCGCATCAAGCGGCTGCGCTTCTCTGCATGAGCGATGTGTTCGCCTATCTGTCGTCGACGAGCGCCATCACGTCGTGGCCTCTCGCGGCGGGCGTTTTCGAGACCAGCCCGGTAGCAAAGCGTTCGCATGCCGTTGTCTGAGAACACACCTTCTCCGTCGGAGACCGTATCCAAGCTTTACGCGTCGGGCACCCGAGGTTGTATCTCGGCCCCGCATCATGCTGCGGCAGAAGCAGGACGTGCGGTGCTCGCCGAGGGCGGCACTGCCATCGAGGCGATGGTTGCGGCAGCAGCGACCATTGCCGTCGTTTACCCGCACATGAATGGCTTGGGCGGGGACGCATTCTGGCTGATAAAGCGTAAGGGCGAAGAGCCGATTTTCATCTCCGGCTGCGGCCGCGTAGCCGCGCGCGCAACTGTCGGCTATTATCGCGATCGCGGATACACCGAGCTTCCGGTGCGAGGCCCCGATGCAGCGCTGCTGGTTCCGGGCGCGATTTCCAGTTGGAAGCTGGCACTCGATCTCGTCCCTGAAGCGCGACGTTTCTCGTTGGAACGTCTGCTGCGAGACGCGACGGATCATGCGGTCAATGGTTGCCCTGTCTCCCGCAGCCTTTCCCGTACTCTCGATATTTTTGCGCCTGAGCTCAGCACGATCCAAGGATTTGAGCAGGTGTTTCTGCCTGATGGGCAGGTTCCCGCTCCCGGCGAACGTTATTGTCTGCCCGCGCTTGGAGCGACGCTTCGCAGGCTCGCCGAAGAAGGTCTCGACAGCTTCTATCGAGGCGCGCTCGCGGAGATTCACGGGCAATTCCTCGAGGAAGCCGGCAGTCCACTTCGACTCGAGGATTTCCAGTCATACACGGCGGAATACGGAAAGCCTCTATCTGCCCTCGTTTCCGCTGGAACGCTCTACAATTCCCCGGCCCCGACGCAGGGGTTTGCCTCCTTACTCATTCTTGCAATCTTCGACCGGTTGCGCGTCGGCTCGGCCGACGGCAGTTCGTACATTCACAGCTTGGTGGAGGCGACCAAACGCGCATTCGATCTTCGAAACAAAAACCTCGCCGATCCGGATTTCATGCCGATAGAGGCATCGCAATTCCTGCTGCCGGGTGCCGTATCGGAAATGGCGGCAGCGATTGATCGGAACAAAGCATCGCCGTGGCCCGGCCCGTCGGAACTCGGGGGTACGATATGGATGGGCGCCACCGACAGCGATGGCGCCGTCGTGAGTTTGATTCAAAGTCTGTTCTGGGAATTCGGATCCGGTTTGACGTGTGCGAAGACCGGAATCGCCTTCGAAAATCGCGGCGCAGGCTTCTCGCTCGCACCTGGCCCCAATCAGTTGGCCCCGCGAAAGCAGCCCTTCCACACGCTCAATCCCGCGCTCGCCCAACTCAACGACGGCCGGACAATGGCCTACGGCACGATGGGAGGCGATGGCCAACCACAAACGCAAGCAGCACTGTTCACGCGTTATGCCTTGTTCGATCTTAGTCTTGAGAATGCGATCAGCGCGCCTCGTTGGCTTCTCGGGAAGACGTGGGGCAACAGCAGCCTGTCGCTAAAGCTCGAAGGACGCTTCTCTCAGGAAATAGAGAACCAGCTGATCAACCTCGGTCACAGCACCGAGCGGTACTCCGACTACTCCGAATCGATGGGACATGCCGGCGCGGTGGTTCTTCATCCTTCAGGTCGCGTGGAGAGCGCCACCGATCCCCGATCGGATGGTGCAGCCCTCGCGATCTGATCGTGTCCCTGACCTCTGGGCTATCCAGGCAATCGATCAAGGAAAGAAGCGGTGTCAAAGACATTCATGCAGGCAGATCCTTACCCGTGGCCGCACGACGGAGACCTGCAGCCCGAAACGACGGCTTTACTCGTCATCGATATGCAGCGCGATTTCTGCGATCCCAATGGATATCTTGCGTCATCGGGATATGACATCGCCCCAACGCGCGCGATCGTGCCGAGGGTCGCCGCCGTTTGTGAGAAGGTCAGGACCTGGGGTGGTCTTGTGGTATTCACCCGGGAAGGCCATCGCGCAGATCTTAGTGATCTCCCGCGTCTCAAGGCTTGGCGATCGCAACAGGCAGGAGCCGAAATCGGATCGGCCGGACCGATGGGACGATTGCTCGTCAGAGGCGAACCTGGGTGGGATATAATCGGAGAGCTCGAACCGCAGCCCGGCGATGTCGTGGTCGATAAGCCTGGGTACAGCGCATTCTATGCCACCGACCTCGAACGCATCCTCAGTACGCGTCGCATGCGAAACCTTATTTTGACCGGCGTGACGACCGACGTCTGCGTTCACTCGACGCTCCGCGATGCGGTCGACCGAAATTACGAGTGTTTGGTCATTGCGGATGCATGTGCGGCAAGTGTTCAAGAAAACCACGCTGCTGCATTACACACCATAAAAACAGAAGGCGGGATATTTGGAGCAGTCGCGAATTCCGGGAGCCTTAGCTTCGAGCCAGAGGGATAGAGCACGCTTCGAAGCGAAAGGACTCGCTTGCCAGACCTCTAATTAGGTCCGAAATTAGTTCCGGCCGAATACGACGAGCAGAGATCAATCAAATAAATGTGTTGGAAAATTCCAATCGCACAGTTTCACTTCTTCAACTTATTGCAGGTGGCCGATACCCATCTGAAAATGCCAAGCACTTGGGCACTTAGAAAAACTTCTCGCGTGTGGACAGCCATTTATAGTTGACCGAGTGAAATCCTGTTGAAGCTATAGGCTCGGAAACCGAATTGACTGAAGCAACATATTGAACGAACTACCGCGCTGTCCAGTGGCAGCTGTATCTTCCGGATACGCCGTTCGATCGATGCACTGAAACCGAGGATAAAATCGCCATCTGTGAGACAGTCGCTGACTTCAGGGGCAGTAAACATGCGTTCGGGAACTCAATTCAGGGGGGCACACGATTTTTTACTTGTCGTTGTGCCCGTGCTTTTACTCGCTTCGATTGGTATTTGGTTCGCTTTGCGATTTATGCACCCGCCGCCGCCAGGAACCCTTGTATTGTCCGCGGCAAGTTCAGGCAGTCCCTACTATCGGTTTGCCGAGCGCTACCGTGCAATTTTTGAGCGCAACGGCGTGAAGCTGGATATCCGCGAATCTACAGGGTCATTCGCCAATATAAAAGCGTTGCAAGATCCAAATTCAGGAGTTCAGGCCGGATTTGTTCAAAGCGGTATTGCCTCCAAAAACGATACCCAAGGCTTGGAGTCGGTCGGCCGCATCAATTATGAGCCAGTCTGGATATTTTATGCGGGCGACAAATTTCTCACCCGACTGACTGAGCTCAAGGGCAAGCGCATACTCGTCGGACCGGCAGGAAGTGGTACAAACGCCGTCGCATTACAGCTCCTCACCGCAAACGGGATTTCCAGCGAGAACGCCTCATTATTAAATCATGAGCTTCCCGACTATGTGGACATGTTGTCAAGAGGGGATGCCGACGCTGGGTTCTTGATACTGGCTCCCGATGCTAAAACAATCGAGCGACTTCTCAGGACGCCGAACGTTCACCTCATGAGCCTCGCGAACGCCGACGCCTATGCGCAACGATTTTCATTCCTAACACATCTTTTTCTGCGAGAAGGAGTCGTAGACTTCGCGGCCGACATCCCGCCGAAAGATACTTCGCTTATCGCCACAAGCGCTGCGGTTTTGGTGCGGAGTGATACGCATCCGGCGCTCGTGAATCTTCTCGCTCAAGCCTTGCAAGAGGTTCATGCTCAGACCACAATCGGCCCTTCCGGCGAACAAGGGTTGTTTCAAAGTCCCGGCCGTTTTCCGACGCAGGTCGATCCGGAGTTCGCTATCTCAGATGAGGCGCTACGCGTATACCGATCTGGTCCTCCTCTGATGCAACGGTATGTACCGTTTTGGGTGGCCACGACCATAGATCGACTCACGTTATCTCTCGTTGTTCTGTTGCCAATTCTAATCCCGCTTTTGAGGTTCGCTCCCCAGCTCTACGATTGGCGCATTCGTCGTCGGATCATCCGCTGGTACGGCGAGTTAAAGCGCCTCGAAGCGGCGGCGAAACGCGCTGCAAATGCGGATGAGCGCGTCAAAAAATTAGAGGAATTGGATCGTATTGAAGCGACCCTCGACAATCTTCCCGTGCCCCTCACTTATGCTGACCAATTGTATGAACTGCGACAGCACATAGATCTGACGCGGCGTCGTTTAGCTTCGGAAATCAACATGAAAGGCGTCGGCTGATTGCTTCTGCGAGGAGGATGACTGCTAGCCCACGCAGCCGAAGTGGCCGCCAATACTTAGACCACTGCGGTGACAAACCGCGTCCTCGAAACCCCTTCCCCGGACTTTTCCGACAAAATCGGCTAACAGCGGCAACACTGAAAATCTGGGGCCTGCCCGTCAGAACGATCCCAGTTATACAAAAGCGGACGTGAGGGCTCTCTAACGAGCGATCGCTCGTGTTCTGGGCGACTAGTCCGATCATCCCAAGCGAACAGCGGAAAAAGGAGCGCCCGGATCACCCCAGCCTAACACTGCCGGGACAATGCGCATGTGAGCGCTTGAGGATATTGGCATCAGTTCAGTGATGCCTTGGACTGCACCCAAAGCGGCAGACTTGCCATAACCCAAATTAACAAAGCCAATGTCCAATCCCGAATGGCAGGTATCCGTCACGAGCGCTCTCGCTTTGCAAATCTGGTAGATTAAGCTTCGATCAGCGAGCTTTTGGGCCTCAAGATGAATTGATCGCGCTCATTCGCTTTCGAAAGTCGCGCGTATACCAGTATCGGATGTGGCTCCCGGCCGTTGGCAGGCCGAAGACCGGCCCCAGGAGACGATCATCGCGCTCGGCGCAGGCAATGCACCCGACCAAACAGCTAGTTCGTTCGGCCATGTTCGCGCCCGACTATCTTAGTCGTCTCTTAAGAAGCGTCGCCGATCCTGTCATTGAGGGACCGCGGTCAATGGATATTGGCGATGCGTTACGTCGTTCTAATGCTCGCGGCACAGCTTGCGTTGTTCAGTTCACAGTCAACGCGGGCCGATGAAAGCCTCACGCGTCCACAACAGGTTATTAGATCGCTTTTCATGCAGGAATACGGACCTGTCCAGGCTCCGCCGGCCTTCTATCGATTCTGTGTTGAGAACCCGAGCGAGTGCCTGCCACGTAGCGCAGCTCAGGGCTTTGTGGAGACCGTTAAAAAATTGGAGCAATTGGATGAGGTCAATCTCCGGGTCAATCGCACGATTGTGCCGGAGACCGATATTGAGCATTACGGCATTGAAGATTATTGGACCATCCCTACCGACGGCAAGGGCGACTGCGAAGATTACGCCTTAATGAAGCGGCACATTCTTATCGCAATGGGTTGGCCCGCGAGTGCGCTTCTGATGACGGTTGTCCGCATTGAGAACGGCGATGGTCACGCGGTGCTGACCGCACGGACCAATTACGGCGATCTCATCTTAGATAATCGATCGAATGAGATTGTGCCATGGTATCGAACGGCATACAGCGTCAAGATGAGACAGTCTTCTTACAACCCCAAGATCTGGGTCGACCTCGATCCGACCGATGACGTGCTCCCCGCTCCTATCGCTGTTCCAGATTTGGATGATGGCCTCACCCGCCTCCACTGAATTCGAATATCATTTCGCGGGATCCATAAGTCATCGAATAGTTGGACGGTCACCCATCGCCCGGCCCAGCCATTGTTATTTCGCCAAGTCGACGATCACAAACGCCTCGACAAGCGCTATCATTCCTAGCAGCCAAATAATCGGAGACGACCTCAAAAGTTTCTGTGCGAAGCCGCCGTTCTCGCTCGGAGACTTCAGGGTGCTGCGTGTGAGGACTATCGCGCGGCGGCGACCATCGATCTGGAGCACGACCGCTCAGACGATGTCGCGTCGCATCGGATCGCGGCGCCCATGCTCGTGTCGTGGGGAAGCCGCGGAACAGTGGGGCGCCAATTCGGCGTACTCGCATGCTGGCGGGAGAAGACTCGCGGCCTCCTCCAGGGCGACGCTCTCGATTGCGGACACTTTTCTTCCCGAGGAGCCACCTCAGGCGACACTCAAGGCTCTTCTGCAGTTCTTCGTCGATTGACATCGCTCAGACCAAACATCCGAGCGTGGGGCGATATTCGGAGTTCAAATGATTCCGCGAATTCTAGCGTCCGGCGCTAGCTAGTAAGCATGATTTGTGCAACCCGTCGGCTCACAAACATTTAAGCCTTGCCTGTAACATTTTTCGGCTGCGTTTCGCGAGGCCGCAGCCTCCGACCCTGCAGGGGCACCACTGACCGAATGCCATTTTGTCCGCGGCATGCTGTAACCGTAAGCACTGCAGGTCCAATAGCCGCCCTCGGCATAAGCTGCCGAAACATCAGCAGCTGCGGCGATGAGAAGAAAGGCTGGGAAGGCCAAGATCGTTTTATGGGTTATTATCCTCACTGAAATTCTCCATTAATCCGTGATTATTTGATCGGAATATTTTTGTTTTTTTGGATAAATGCATTCTCATCCGCACTCTCCTTTTCCACGGAAGCGCATGCTAAATGCGCAGAAACGCGTCTATTAAGGGCCGAAAGAGGCAGAACGCGCGCAATGTATTCTACCACGCCTTCATTGTCGGCTGCAGCTAATCCCAGTGGACTATGCTGATAGTGCTCGGCCTATTCCGTGTTGGCGGCATGCTATTTATTCTCCGTTTTTGGTCGTTGCGGCTCCGTTCGTTATGTCTAGTTCGAAAAATCCGATCGTAAGAAATTCCGAATTGCATTCGCGCGGGCCCGCGTGCGCCATCTTCGCCATCATGCTGGTCTTAAACTTTGTGCCGTCGGCAGGCGCAGCGGGCTCCAAGCCAGTTCGAGGAGGAACATTCCCTCCTGCGACTGCCGCGCAAGCACATCCGCCGGCGCCTCCGCGCAACTTCGGAGCTGCCGGGGTAAATACGCAGGTTCGACCTCCAGGCAGTCAACGGATCCGAATTGGAGGACCGCGCGTAGGGCCTCCTGTCATCAACGGCACCGCGGTTTTTAGAAAGCGATAATTCGCTAGTTTCTTATGTTACGGTGGATGGTGCAGATACGGCCGGACAGCGATCGATACGTTCCGCAGCAGTTGGCTCAAAACTGAGAGTGTAGTCTTCCGGAAAATACGGAAATCGGGCCCCGATCGCTATTGTATGCCGGATCTGAAATGAACTGATAGTCAGCTGTCAGCTTTGTGGACCCACAAAGCGCGTAGCTATAATAGGTCTCGAGAATCTTCTCCAGCGCAGGATGCGGCAGCTGGCCATCTCCAACGAGAATGCCTAGGCCGCCTGCGTTCAGGAATGCCTTGTGCACTCCAGAGATGTCGTTGATGGCGCCGCCCAAACCAAATTTATCATCCGGCCTGCCCCACTGTTTGCCGATCACTTGGACACCGCCAGATAGGGTTCTGTCTATATCGGTGAAATCCCAGGGCTCGATATTTCCATCGGCCCAGCCGGCACGCGCAAACGCACCAACCGAATCATTGATCTGTTGCTCCAGGTTGACACTGATCCCGGGGCGGGCTGTATCGCCGTCGCGAACCGCGTTGATGTCGGCGGGCTGTCCTGTCGCCTCGGATAGAGCAATGGCGTCGGCGAAGCGTCCGGCTCGGCCGTTACTTACGAATCCCGTGATCTTCAGTTTTCCTGGCTGGTCCCACAGCTTGTGACGCTCCTCGAGCTCGGCCACATATTGCAGCTGACTAAAATTCGGATCGAGATCGCCACCAAATGGGCTGGTTCCACCGGCCGGAGTGACCGAAAGATCGAAGATCCCGCCGCGTAACGTCCAACGATCCCAATACCATTCGGCAGCGGCGCCGTAGGTATAGCCCCAGCCATCACCAGCATAGTCAAACGTGCCAGCGTTGATGAGCGACCAGTTCAGGAAATCGGTCTTGGGACTGTTCGCATAGCTATTCGTATCGAAGAGATCGGCAACCGAAAATCGTCCGAATGTGAGCACGAGCCGGTCGGCCGTCTGCGTGGCTGAAAACTGATTTGTGTCGGCGTCAATTTTCTGAGATTCGCCTCCAAGGTCTATGGTTTGACGAAGGAAGAGACGTTGTATTCGAGCATAGGGTTGGTCAAAACCCAGCTTGTAGGCCTCCGCACTCGGGAAACCAGCGGCGCCATGCGTGTTGGCGAACCCGAAACCTTGATCAATCTCTGGATTGAACCAAAGCTCCGCGCCATGCCACAATCGCGCGCCAACAAAAAGCGTGAGGTCCCAGGTTTCCTCGGCATCCGGCGCGCCGGGCATACTGTTGGGTCCCACAAAGAGCGAATGGAAACCGGGATGCGCTTGCTCGACATACGTCGTCTGACCGTGGATCGCAAACCAGTCTGCGCCGAAGATTGGTTGAGCCGGCAAATGTTCCTTCGACGTTTCCGGATAATCGCCGAACTGATAGTTCAAACCTAGGCGAACCTGCTGAACAGTCGAACTCGCGTCAAACCGCTCTCCGACAGAAGAGAAGTTGGCGCTCGATCCGCTGAAGTCAGTAAAGAGGTATTCAACTTTGCCCGTCCAAGAAGGAATGAGTGGCACCTCGACGCCGCCGCCCACCGTCCATCCAGGACGCCACACAGCGCGCCTTTCACTATCGCCCGTGTCCGTAGAAAGTGTTGTCTGGTTATAGGTCCAAGCAAATCCGCCGGTGCCGTAGAGCAGCCAATTGGATAGGGCGTAACCGACACGTCCGCGAAGGCTTCCCGCCCACAGCGTGCTCTCGCTGTACGTCGCGTTGCCCGATCCAGAGGGGGAGAACGCAGAGCTTCCGCCGATCGAAATTCCATTGGAATTGGGATAGGCCGGAGCCATCATATCGGCTTCAACGCCGAGCATTGTTTGGCGGCCAAGCATATGATTGTGGCCGACCTCAATCCCTTCGAACCAACTTCCTGTCTCATTGAATGCGTCAAAAGCATTGTAGAGTCCGAAGGAACCATTGGCCACGCTGGCGGAACCTTCCGACGCGCTCCAGTCGGTACGGCCCCATGCCTGCCCGATGTAGCCGCCGACGTAGTAGCCGTTCCAATTTGGCGCTGTTGGATCTACAGGGTCCGCCCTGGCATCCGCCGCTGTCAAACCCGCGGCTACAATCAACACTGCAGCGTTGCCGGAAGTGGTTCCGGCAATACCGCTCCAAAATCGAAGGAGCTTCCACCAGGACTCTCGACCCATCATGCGCACGATAAATCCCCCTGAGACTCATCGCTCGACTCGTCGCCAGACCTGCAAACAGACGTGGCTGGCTCCGTTTTGCAGTTCGGCCAATTCGCTTAATGCAAACGGACTAATGCACGTCGAAAGCAATTAGGAAAATTCTCCCACACTCCCTTCAATCCGGGACGACATCGATCGAAGCCGAGTAAGTCCGATAGCGGAATTCTTTGACGGAGCAGAAGCAGAGAATCGAAGACGCACGAATGATCAGCGCCCGCCGAGTCGCGTGTAGAATACTAGTCGTTGCGAAATTCAGTGTCTACGCTGGTCCTTCGCCGGATGCAGGAGCCGCAGGTCGACCTTCAAGGAAATATGTAAGCAAGGCAGGCACGACGATAAGTAAGATGACCGGCCCTATGAACATCCCGCCAACAACCACTGTTGCGAGAGGTCGCTGCACTTGGCTTCCGATCCCTGTGGAGATTGCCGCAGGAAGAAGCCCGATGCATGCGGAAAGAGCCGTCATCAACATCGGCCGCATACGTTGCTCTCCCGCGCGATACATCGCATCGATTGTGCTCAAACCGGCGGCCTTCACCTCGTTATAATAAGTCATAATCAATATCCCGTTCATCACCGAGACGCCGAACAGCGATACAAAACCGACGGCCGCTGAAATGCTGAAATCCAAGCCGCTAAAGTAGAGCGCCAGAATACCGCCGCAGACCGCAAAGGGGATACCCGCGAGGACGAGGAGGCTATCTCGAAGCGAGTTGAACAGGCCGTACAGGAGAAAAAAAATCAACAACACACTAATCGGAACGATGATGGCGAGACGTTGCTGTGCCGTTTCGAGTTCTTCGAACTCGCCCGCCCAAAGAATGCGATAACCTTGAGGAAGCTTGACGTTCGCGGCGATCCGTTGCTTCGCCTCTGCGACTGTGCTGCCGAGATCTCTTCCGCGAATACTGAATTTTACGGGTATGTATCGTTGCGTCGCCTCACGATAAATAAATGAGGGACCATTCTCGATCTTGATATCCGCAAGCTGGCTTAGCGGAATGTAGGCATTTGTGCCGGCTGGGGTGGTGTAACCGACTTTGATCTTCCCGACCGATTCTAGGCTGCTGCGATCCTCCGGGGCCAGCCGGACAACGACTCCGAATTGGCGGTCGGCCTCGAGAAGGGTGGTCGCTTGTGTTCCGCCCAACGCCGCTTGAACGACAGTATTGACGTCACCAGCGTTCAAGCCGTAGCGCGCAGCGCGTTCTCGATCGATCCTTATGTTGAGGTTTGGTTGGCCAAGCACCCAGAAGACCGCCAAGTCATCGATACCCTTCACTTGCGCCAAC includes:
- a CDS encoding cysteine hydrolase family protein, which produces MEPHYRAIPAGEVGTQNTALLVIDMERDFVDQGAVQETPGGRAIIPAINRLISWARQHAMPIIFTHEMHRSDLSDYGIELEFDPVHCLEGTPGCELTEGLDVRPEDWRIRNKRRYDCFVGTDLDLLLRSRGIKNLVCCGVTTHCCVMSTVYSARNLDYRVTVPTDAVAAVSPAHQAAALLCMSDVFAYLSSTSAITSWPLAAGVFETSPVAKRSHAVV
- a CDS encoding gamma-glutamyltransferase: MPLSENTPSPSETVSKLYASGTRGCISAPHHAAAEAGRAVLAEGGTAIEAMVAAAATIAVVYPHMNGLGGDAFWLIKRKGEEPIFISGCGRVAARATVGYYRDRGYTELPVRGPDAALLVPGAISSWKLALDLVPEARRFSLERLLRDATDHAVNGCPVSRSLSRTLDIFAPELSTIQGFEQVFLPDGQVPAPGERYCLPALGATLRRLAEEGLDSFYRGALAEIHGQFLEEAGSPLRLEDFQSYTAEYGKPLSALVSAGTLYNSPAPTQGFASLLILAIFDRLRVGSADGSSYIHSLVEATKRAFDLRNKNLADPDFMPIEASQFLLPGAVSEMAAAIDRNKASPWPGPSELGGTIWMGATDSDGAVVSLIQSLFWEFGSGLTCAKTGIAFENRGAGFSLAPGPNQLAPRKQPFHTLNPALAQLNDGRTMAYGTMGGDGQPQTQAALFTRYALFDLSLENAISAPRWLLGKTWGNSSLSLKLEGRFSQEIENQLINLGHSTERYSDYSESMGHAGAVVLHPSGRVESATDPRSDGAALAI
- a CDS encoding isochorismatase family cysteine hydrolase gives rise to the protein MQADPYPWPHDGDLQPETTALLVIDMQRDFCDPNGYLASSGYDIAPTRAIVPRVAAVCEKVRTWGGLVVFTREGHRADLSDLPRLKAWRSQQAGAEIGSAGPMGRLLVRGEPGWDIIGELEPQPGDVVVDKPGYSAFYATDLERILSTRRMRNLILTGVTTDVCVHSTLRDAVDRNYECLVIADACAASVQENHAAALHTIKTEGGIFGAVANSGSLSFEPEG
- a CDS encoding TAXI family TRAP transporter solute-binding subunit, yielding MRSGTQFRGAHDFLLVVVPVLLLASIGIWFALRFMHPPPPGTLVLSAASSGSPYYRFAERYRAIFERNGVKLDIRESTGSFANIKALQDPNSGVQAGFVQSGIASKNDTQGLESVGRINYEPVWIFYAGDKFLTRLTELKGKRILVGPAGSGTNAVALQLLTANGISSENASLLNHELPDYVDMLSRGDADAGFLILAPDAKTIERLLRTPNVHLMSLANADAYAQRFSFLTHLFLREGVVDFAADIPPKDTSLIATSAAVLVRSDTHPALVNLLAQALQEVHAQTTIGPSGEQGLFQSPGRFPTQVDPEFAISDEALRVYRSGPPLMQRYVPFWVATTIDRLTLSLVVLLPILIPLLRFAPQLYDWRIRRRIIRWYGELKRLEAAAKRAANADERVKKLEELDRIEATLDNLPVPLTYADQLYELRQHIDLTRRRLASEINMKGVG
- a CDS encoding transglutaminase-like cysteine peptidase, with product MRYVVLMLAAQLALFSSQSTRADESLTRPQQVIRSLFMQEYGPVQAPPAFYRFCVENPSECLPRSAAQGFVETVKKLEQLDEVNLRVNRTIVPETDIEHYGIEDYWTIPTDGKGDCEDYALMKRHILIAMGWPASALLMTVVRIENGDGHAVLTARTNYGDLILDNRSNEIVPWYRTAYSVKMRQSSYNPKIWVDLDPTDDVLPAPIAVPDLDDGLTRLH
- a CDS encoding carbohydrate porin; the encoded protein is MMGRESWWKLLRFWSGIAGTTSGNAAVLIVAAGLTAADARADPVDPTAPNWNGYYVGGYIGQAWGRTDWSASEGSASVANGSFGLYNAFDAFNETGSWFEGIEVGHNHMLGRQTMLGVEADMMAPAYPNSNGISIGGSSAFSPSGSGNATYSESTLWAGSLRGRVGYALSNWLLYGTGGFAWTYNQTTLSTDTGDSERRAVWRPGWTVGGGVEVPLIPSWTGKVEYLFTDFSGSSANFSSVGERFDASSTVQQVRLGLNYQFGDYPETSKEHLPAQPIFGADWFAIHGQTTYVEQAHPGFHSLFVGPNSMPGAPDAEETWDLTLFVGARLWHGAELWFNPEIDQGFGFANTHGAAGFPSAEAYKLGFDQPYARIQRLFLRQTIDLGGESQKIDADTNQFSATQTADRLVLTFGRFSVADLFDTNSYANSPKTDFLNWSLINAGTFDYAGDGWGYTYGAAAEWYWDRWTLRGGIFDLSVTPAGGTSPFGGDLDPNFSQLQYVAELEERHKLWDQPGKLKITGFVSNGRAGRFADAIALSEATGQPADINAVRDGDTARPGISVNLEQQINDSVGAFARAGWADGNIEPWDFTDIDRTLSGGVQVIGKQWGRPDDKFGLGGAINDISGVHKAFLNAGGLGILVGDGQLPHPALEKILETYYSYALCGSTKLTADYQFISDPAYNSDRGPISVFSGRLHSQF